A window from Halomicrobium urmianum encodes these proteins:
- a CDS encoding DUF7563 family protein: protein MPDCDHCGAHVSERFARVFAVERGEIRACPQCSANAGIAEAARERARHA from the coding sequence ATGCCAGACTGTGACCACTGCGGCGCGCACGTCTCGGAGCGGTTCGCGCGGGTGTTCGCCGTCGAGCGCGGCGAGATCCGCGCGTGCCCCCAGTGCTCGGCCAACGCCGGCATCGCCGAGGCGGCGAGAGAGCGCGCCCGCCACGCCTGA
- a CDS encoding GNAT family N-acetyltransferase, with amino-acid sequence MRVREATPDDRAAVANVVDGAVLAVDDDVLARSLDVGETLVAVSDDTDRVLGALVLDGNRIAAVAVRRRRRGQGIGSALVEAAAERRERLTAEFDADVRPFYESLGFEINVVEGECERCRGRLDCE; translated from the coding sequence GTGCGCGTTCGCGAGGCGACGCCCGACGACCGCGCCGCCGTCGCCAACGTCGTCGACGGCGCGGTGCTGGCGGTCGACGACGACGTTCTGGCCCGGAGTCTGGACGTGGGCGAGACGCTCGTGGCCGTCTCCGACGACACCGACCGCGTCCTCGGCGCGCTCGTCCTCGACGGCAACCGGATCGCCGCCGTCGCCGTCCGGCGACGCCGCCGCGGCCAGGGGATCGGATCGGCGCTCGTCGAGGCCGCGGCCGAGCGCCGGGAGCGACTGACCGCCGAGTTCGACGCCGACGTGCGGCCCTTCTACGAGTCGCTGGGGTTCGAGATAAACGTGGTCGAGGGCGAGTGCGAGCGGTGTCGCGGACGGCTGGACTGTGAATAG
- a CDS encoding ABC transporter permease subunit, with translation MSWTIVSRRDALDPYRSRSLFAHLAVFVLVFGLLTHVQTSSDQPLATYHASTVAFFLPLVALLVGYKSVAGPRENGGLRVVLSFPHTRREVLLGTVVGRAAVVTSLTTVGFLASTAVYLVKVGVPDLASLAVGWLFAVGLGVAMVALAVGLSASVRTTSRAVVAVFGTFLLLAMLWGQVPTLLRFVANGFAMPTGPGPEWVTAFRQLNPTNAYRTAVNVLATPIPAPDAVYYRPWFGVLVLLGWTVVLLLVGLQRFENSDL, from the coding sequence ATGAGCTGGACGATCGTCTCGCGACGGGACGCGCTCGATCCGTACCGGTCGCGCTCGCTGTTCGCGCACCTGGCCGTCTTCGTCCTCGTGTTCGGCCTGCTGACGCACGTCCAGACCAGTTCGGATCAGCCGCTGGCGACGTACCACGCGAGCACCGTCGCCTTCTTCCTGCCGCTGGTCGCCCTGCTCGTTGGGTACAAGTCCGTCGCCGGCCCCCGGGAGAACGGCGGGCTCCGCGTCGTCCTCTCCTTTCCCCACACGCGGCGGGAGGTCCTCCTCGGGACCGTCGTCGGCCGGGCGGCCGTGGTCACCTCGCTGACCACCGTCGGCTTCCTAGCGTCGACGGCCGTCTACCTCGTGAAGGTCGGCGTCCCCGACCTCGCCTCTCTGGCCGTCGGCTGGCTGTTCGCGGTGGGGCTCGGCGTCGCGATGGTCGCCCTCGCCGTCGGCCTCTCCGCCAGCGTCCGGACGACCAGCCGCGCCGTCGTCGCCGTCTTCGGGACCTTCCTGCTGCTGGCGATGCTCTGGGGACAGGTCCCGACGCTGCTCCGGTTCGTCGCAAACGGCTTCGCGATGCCCACCGGGCCGGGACCGGAGTGGGTCACGGCCTTCAGACAGCTGAACCCGACGAACGCCTACCGGACGGCGGTCAACGTCCTCGCGACGCCGATTCCCGCCCCCGACGCCGTCTACTACCGGCCGTGGTTCGGCGTCCTCGTCCTGCTCGGCTGGACGGTCGTCCTGCTGCTGGTCGGGCTGCAGCGGTTCGAGAACAGCGACCTCTGA
- a CDS encoding replication factor C small subunit — protein MSEAESEPGRGDVWIEKYRPQTLDEIRGHEGIVERLQSYVARNDLPHLLFSGPAGVGKTTCATAIARELYGDDWEENFLELNASDQRGIDVVRERIKDFARTSFGGYEHRIIFLDEADALTSDAQSALRRTMEQFSNNVRFILSCNYSSQIIDPIQSRCAVFRFSPLSDAAVADEIRSIADEEGIEVTDDGVDALVYSADGDMRAAINGLQGAAATGEVVDEAAVFAVTSTARPEDIHEMVESALDGDFTAARSRLNELLTEEGIAGGDVIDQLHRSVWEFDMSDREAVQVLERVGETDYRITEGANERIQLEAMLASLALDE, from the coding sequence ATGAGCGAGGCCGAGTCAGAGCCGGGGCGCGGGGACGTCTGGATCGAGAAGTACCGCCCCCAGACCCTCGACGAGATCCGGGGCCACGAGGGCATCGTCGAGCGCCTGCAGAGCTACGTCGCGCGCAACGACCTTCCCCACCTCCTCTTCTCGGGTCCGGCGGGCGTCGGGAAGACGACCTGCGCGACGGCCATCGCCCGCGAGCTGTACGGCGACGACTGGGAAGAGAACTTCCTGGAGCTGAACGCCTCCGACCAGCGCGGGATCGACGTGGTCCGCGAGCGCATCAAGGACTTCGCGCGGACGAGCTTCGGCGGCTACGAGCACCGCATCATCTTCCTCGACGAGGCCGACGCCCTCACGAGCGACGCCCAGTCGGCGCTGCGCCGGACGATGGAGCAGTTCTCCAACAACGTCCGCTTCATCCTCTCGTGTAACTACTCCAGCCAGATCATCGACCCGATCCAGTCCCGCTGCGCGGTCTTCCGGTTCTCGCCGCTGTCGGACGCCGCGGTCGCCGACGAGATCCGCTCGATCGCCGACGAGGAGGGCATCGAGGTGACCGACGACGGCGTCGACGCGCTCGTCTACTCGGCCGACGGCGACATGCGCGCGGCGATCAACGGCCTGCAGGGCGCGGCCGCGACCGGCGAGGTCGTCGACGAGGCGGCCGTCTTTGCGGTCACCTCCACCGCCCGCCCGGAGGACATCCACGAGATGGTCGAGTCGGCGCTGGACGGCGACTTCACCGCCGCCCGCTCCCGGCTGAACGAACTCCTCACCGAGGAGGGCATCGCCGGCGGCGACGTGATCGATCAGCTCCACCGCTCGGTCTGGGAGTTCGACATGAGCGACCGCGAGGCCGTCCAAGTGCTGGAGCGGGTCGGCGAGACCGACTACCGCATCACCGAGGGCGCCAACGAGCGCATCCAGCTCGAGGCGATGCTGGCGTCACTGGCGCTGGACGAGTAG
- a CDS encoding ABC transporter ATP-binding protein: MSALELRSLRKRFGDVVALRGVDLTVEEGAVFGFLGPNGAGKSTTIDIVLDYLRPTGGEARVFGLDAQADAKAIRRRTGVLPDAYHLDGHLTARQHLRYAVDSKDADDDPASLLDRVGLAGAIDRRVGGFSKGMTQWLLLATALVGEPDLIVLDEPSTGLDPNGARMMRDIVREERERGATVFFSSHVLGQVEAVCDRVAILQDGELIAQDTIEGLQAAAGSGGTITVTLDGRPDGTLETVRGVAGVSNVAVDGRAVTVACPDDKKAAVVDVLRADGASVVDIETSDASLEDLFAAYTEGER, encoded by the coding sequence ATGTCCGCGCTGGAACTGCGCTCCCTCCGCAAGCGGTTCGGCGACGTGGTGGCGCTCCGCGGCGTCGACCTCACCGTCGAGGAGGGAGCGGTGTTCGGCTTCCTCGGCCCCAACGGCGCGGGGAAGTCCACGACCATCGACATCGTCCTCGACTACCTGCGCCCGACCGGGGGCGAGGCGCGGGTCTTCGGCCTCGACGCGCAGGCGGACGCGAAGGCGATCCGCCGGCGCACGGGCGTCCTCCCCGACGCCTATCACCTCGACGGGCACCTCACCGCCCGCCAGCACCTCCGGTACGCCGTCGACTCGAAGGACGCCGACGACGACCCGGCGTCCCTCCTCGACCGGGTCGGCCTCGCCGGTGCCATCGATCGACGCGTCGGAGGTTTCTCGAAGGGGATGACCCAGTGGCTCCTGCTGGCGACGGCGCTGGTGGGCGAGCCCGACCTGATCGTCCTCGACGAGCCCTCGACCGGGCTGGACCCCAACGGCGCGCGCATGATGCGCGACATCGTCCGCGAGGAACGGGAGCGGGGCGCGACCGTCTTCTTCTCCTCGCACGTCCTCGGGCAGGTCGAGGCCGTCTGCGACCGCGTCGCCATCTTACAGGACGGCGAACTGATCGCTCAGGACACCATCGAGGGCCTGCAGGCGGCCGCCGGCTCCGGCGGGACGATCACGGTCACGCTCGACGGCCGGCCGGACGGGACCCTCGAGACGGTCCGCGGCGTCGCCGGCGTCTCGAACGTCGCGGTCGACGGGCGAGCGGTCACCGTCGCCTGCCCCGACGACAAGAAGGCCGCGGTCGTCGACGTGCTCCGGGCCGACGGCGCGAGCGTCGTCGACATCGAGACCAGCGACGCGTCCCTGGAGGACCTGTTCGCCGCGTACACGGAGGGGGAGCGATGA
- a CDS encoding GIY-YIG nuclease family protein, with translation MSDHYVYVLRCADDTLYTGYTTDVERRVAEHDAGDGAKYTRGRTPVELVHVEAFDERGAAMSREHEIKQRSRTEKERLIDD, from the coding sequence GTGAGCGATCACTACGTCTACGTGCTCCGGTGTGCCGACGACACGCTGTACACCGGCTACACCACCGACGTCGAGCGGCGCGTCGCCGAGCACGACGCCGGCGACGGGGCCAAGTACACGCGCGGACGCACGCCCGTCGAACTCGTCCACGTCGAGGCGTTCGACGAGCGCGGCGCGGCCATGAGCCGCGAGCACGAGATCAAGCAGCGCTCCCGGACCGAGAAGGAGCGGCTGATCGACGACTGA
- a CDS encoding alpha/beta hydrolase — protein MGEPHPELQRMLAMEEELGVPSVAALTVEAARDQHEQMAATGTGPDVERTWDLETPSPVADEPIGLQIYRPGTDGPYPTLLWIHGGGFVLGSLEAADAVARSLAVEADCVVVSVGYNLAPEHPFPDQPRECYAALEWTAEHVGTFGGDPDRIAVGGDSAGGNLAAVTALQARDRDGPDLDHQLLVYPVTTDADLPSRDENGEGYGLTTAEMEWFDDRYVAHPVDAANPYAYPLKARDLSGLPPATVITAGFDPLLDDGVRYAERLEAAGVPVEHADYEDMIHGFFGMLDQPDLDAAHDAIERSAGRLRDSFGA, from the coding sequence ATGGGCGAGCCCCACCCCGAACTGCAGCGGATGCTGGCGATGGAGGAGGAACTGGGCGTCCCGTCGGTCGCGGCGCTGACCGTCGAGGCGGCCCGCGACCAGCACGAGCAGATGGCGGCGACGGGCACCGGTCCCGACGTCGAGCGGACCTGGGACCTGGAGACCCCCAGCCCGGTCGCCGACGAGCCGATCGGTCTACAGATCTACCGCCCCGGCACCGACGGTCCCTACCCGACGCTCCTGTGGATCCATGGCGGCGGGTTCGTGCTCGGATCGCTGGAGGCGGCCGACGCGGTCGCCCGGTCGCTGGCCGTCGAGGCCGACTGCGTGGTCGTCTCGGTCGGCTACAACCTCGCGCCGGAGCACCCCTTCCCCGACCAGCCACGGGAGTGTTACGCGGCACTGGAGTGGACCGCCGAGCACGTCGGCACCTTCGGTGGCGACCCGGACCGGATCGCCGTCGGCGGCGACTCGGCCGGCGGCAACCTCGCGGCCGTGACGGCGCTGCAGGCCCGCGACCGCGACGGGCCCGACCTCGATCACCAGTTACTGGTCTATCCCGTCACCACGGACGCCGACCTCCCCTCGCGCGATGAAAACGGCGAGGGGTACGGCCTCACGACGGCCGAGATGGAGTGGTTCGACGACAGGTACGTCGCCCATCCCGTCGACGCGGCCAACCCCTACGCCTACCCGCTGAAGGCCCGGGACCTCTCGGGCCTGCCGCCCGCGACGGTGATCACGGCGGGCTTCGACCCGCTGCTGGACGACGGCGTGCGCTACGCCGAGCGCCTCGAGGCGGCCGGCGTCCCCGTCGAGCACGCGGACTACGAGGACATGATCCACGGCTTCTTCGGGATGCTCGATCAGCCGGACCTCGACGCCGCGCACGACGCCATCGAGCGGTCGGCCGGGCGGCTCCGGGACTCGTTCGGGGCCTAA
- the samp2 gene encoding ubiquitin-like small modifier protein SAMP2 — translation MRVTVEVAGEDTHEVDAPEDATYADLLEPVDLSPHEVSMLVDGDPVPTDQPVEAEHVRVVRLIKGG, via the coding sequence ATGCGCGTGACCGTCGAGGTGGCCGGCGAGGACACCCACGAAGTGGACGCTCCCGAGGACGCCACCTACGCGGACCTGCTGGAACCGGTCGACCTGAGCCCCCACGAGGTGTCGATGCTGGTCGACGGCGACCCGGTTCCGACGGACCAGCCCGTCGAGGCCGAGCACGTCCGGGTCGTCCGCCTCATCAAGGGCGGGTGA
- a CDS encoding phosphoglucomutase/phosphomannomutase family protein — translation MDAEAIEFGTDGWRATLDEFTEERVGMVGQAVATYLRDRGDDDPVAIGYDAREHSRGFAERLARVLCGNGFDVLLPERDTPTPVVAWTVKDRGLAGALQITASHNPPEYNGVKFVPGDGAPALPETTERIEANLSEPDPLPEDEWGEVREEDLIEPYLDHAAEVADQFTDDVDLSELIVAYDAMHGSGRGVTDALLERAGADLVRLRTERDPDFGGGAPEPVAERVEELIATVRDEADFGVVNDGDSDRIGVVTPDRGFLDPNLFFAAVYDFLLETASGDVVRTVSTSSIVDRVAEAHGQAVHETAVGFKHVAGAMADHDALMGGEESGGFGVTSHLRNKDGVLVALLAAVAESDESLDARVDRLLAEHGEIHQDRVSVDCPDDRKAGVLADLEADLPESVAGQGVADVSTVDGFKMTLEDGTWLLVRPSGTEPKMRIYAEGGSGERVQELLEAGRGVVEPLV, via the coding sequence ATGGACGCCGAGGCCATCGAGTTCGGCACGGACGGGTGGCGAGCGACCCTGGACGAGTTCACCGAGGAGCGCGTGGGGATGGTCGGGCAGGCCGTCGCCACCTACCTCCGGGACCGCGGCGACGACGACCCCGTCGCGATCGGGTACGACGCCCGGGAGCACTCGCGGGGCTTCGCCGAGCGGCTGGCGCGGGTGCTCTGCGGCAACGGCTTCGACGTGCTCCTGCCCGAACGGGACACGCCCACGCCCGTCGTCGCCTGGACGGTCAAGGACCGCGGGCTGGCGGGCGCCCTCCAGATCACCGCCAGCCACAACCCGCCGGAGTACAACGGCGTGAAGTTCGTGCCCGGGGACGGCGCGCCGGCGCTGCCCGAGACCACCGAGCGCATCGAGGCGAACCTGTCCGAGCCCGATCCGCTGCCCGAGGACGAGTGGGGCGAGGTCCGCGAGGAGGACCTGATCGAGCCGTACCTCGACCACGCGGCCGAGGTGGCCGATCAGTTCACCGACGACGTCGACCTCTCCGAGCTGATCGTCGCTTACGACGCGATGCACGGCAGCGGCCGCGGCGTCACGGACGCGCTCCTGGAGCGGGCCGGCGCGGACCTCGTCCGCCTGCGCACCGAGCGCGACCCCGACTTCGGCGGCGGCGCGCCGGAACCAGTGGCCGAGCGCGTCGAGGAGTTGATCGCGACGGTCCGTGACGAGGCCGACTTCGGCGTCGTCAACGACGGCGACTCGGACCGCATCGGCGTGGTTACGCCCGACCGCGGCTTCCTCGACCCGAACCTCTTCTTCGCGGCCGTCTACGACTTCCTCCTGGAGACCGCGAGCGGCGACGTGGTGCGGACCGTCTCGACCTCCAGCATCGTCGACCGCGTGGCCGAGGCCCACGGCCAGGCCGTCCACGAGACGGCGGTCGGGTTCAAGCACGTCGCCGGCGCGATGGCCGACCACGACGCCCTCATGGGCGGCGAGGAGTCGGGCGGCTTCGGCGTCACGAGCCACCTCCGGAACAAGGACGGCGTCCTCGTGGCGCTGCTGGCCGCCGTCGCCGAGAGCGACGAGTCGCTCGACGCCCGCGTCGACCGCCTGCTCGCCGAGCACGGCGAGATCCACCAGGACCGCGTCAGCGTCGACTGCCCCGACGACCGCAAGGCGGGCGTGCTGGCCGATCTGGAGGCAGACCTCCCCGAGTCCGTCGCCGGCCAGGGCGTCGCCGACGTCTCCACCGTCGACGGGTTCAAGATGACCCTGGAAGACGGCACCTGGCTGCTCGTGCGGCCCTCCGGGACCGAGCCGAAGATGCGCATCTACGCCGAGGGCGGCAGCGGGGAGCGCGTACAGGAGCTGCTGGAGGCGGGCCGCGGCGTGGTCGAGCCGCTGGTCTGA
- the larB gene encoding nickel pincer cofactor biosynthesis protein LarB codes for MREILEAVAAGELSPAAAEAELAGYATGEAGRFDAARVQRSGVPEAVLAEGKTAAEVADLVATSVETTDRGIATRLEPDDVAAIRERLAEEAPDATIRWDERSRWLVAETPAFERPDLDAEVGVVTAGTSDAVPAGEAVMIAGEMGATVHRISDIGVASLARAIDRLDELRELDVLIVAAGREGALPTVIAGLVDVPVIGLPVSTGYGHAGEGEAALSGMIQSCTALTAVNVDAGFTAGAQAGLIARRIDAASDT; via the coding sequence ATGCGCGAGATACTGGAGGCGGTCGCCGCGGGCGAACTCAGTCCGGCGGCGGCCGAGGCCGAACTGGCAGGGTACGCTACCGGCGAGGCCGGTCGGTTCGACGCGGCCCGGGTCCAGCGATCCGGGGTCCCCGAGGCGGTGCTGGCCGAGGGGAAGACCGCCGCCGAGGTGGCCGACCTGGTGGCCACGTCCGTGGAGACGACCGACCGCGGCATCGCGACGCGGCTCGAACCCGACGACGTGGCCGCCATCCGCGAGCGACTGGCCGAGGAAGCCCCCGACGCGACGATCCGCTGGGACGAGCGGTCGCGCTGGCTGGTCGCGGAGACGCCGGCCTTCGAGCGCCCGGACCTCGACGCCGAAGTGGGCGTCGTCACAGCGGGGACCTCTGACGCCGTCCCCGCCGGCGAGGCGGTTATGATCGCCGGCGAGATGGGCGCGACCGTCCACCGGATCTCCGACATCGGCGTCGCCAGCCTCGCCCGGGCCATCGACCGCCTGGACGAGCTGCGCGAGCTGGACGTGCTGATCGTCGCCGCCGGCCGCGAGGGGGCGCTCCCGACCGTCATCGCCGGCCTGGTCGACGTCCCCGTGATCGGCCTGCCCGTCTCGACGGGCTACGGCCACGCCGGCGAGGGCGAGGCGGCCCTCTCGGGGATGATCCAGTCCTGCACGGCGCTGACGGCGGTCAACGTCGACGCCGGCTTCACCGCGGGGGCACAGGCCGGCCTGATCGCTCGCCGGATCGACGCCGCGAGCGACACCTAA